CAACCGAGTCGAAAGTTGCCGGTCGCAGCTTGGCATCGTTCTCCGGAGTGTTCGGGAGGCTCTCACGATACCCGACGTAGAAGTTGCCAACCAAGCCCGTCGCCGTGGTGAAATCGAACGTCTGGGCGTCGAATTCCGCATGGACGGCGCCCGTCGTCGCGTTATAGCTCAGCTTGAGCCGATGCCAGCCGGAGGGCTGGCCGGCCAGATTGATGGTTGCATACACCTTCCAATCCGCAGGCGTCGCCGACCCCGGAGGCCCGCTGCTATCGCCGCCAGGACCGAAGTCGCACAGGCTCAGGCTCATCAGATAATTGACGTTGTTGGTATCGGTCTCCTTCTGGTAGACCCAGCCGACGCCTGTGTTGCCATTGGCCGTAACCACATCGCCGCCGAAACCGGGATTGCTGTCGGGGTTCGGGAAGCTGTAGAGGTAGTCGGTGGTGCCCACAATACCGTAGGTGGTGCTTTCACCGCCCGTCACGCCAACTCCATAGGGATTGGTGTCCAGGTAGACCCACATGTCATAGCCGGCTCCTCCCTGGAAGACGTTGTCCGAGGCAACCATGTTCCCGCCGGGCAGGTCTGCCACGATAATCGCATTGCCGCCCTGCGGCGATGCCGGGATTACGTTGGTGTTAATGGTATTGGGATTTGCCGTCGTGTCGACCGCCGGGTCGATGACGGTGGCGTTCCTGAACGAACCAAGCAGCCCAGGCACCGTCGTGTTCGGCGTGAGGGCGTCGACGTTGGGCACAGTGTAGGCCGTCATGACGGAACCTATGGGTGGATCGAAGCCGCCCGTCAGGTTATTGGCCCCCGGCGTTCTTGGTCGCAGGCCGAAATCATAGCCGTTGTTGTTGGTATCCCAACCGTCCAAGTATCGGGCCAACGACTGGAAGGCAAACGCGGTGGTCCCAAACGAACCCCAAACCCCGCCTTCCGGCGAAGGCACGGAGGGCCCACCCGCCAGATAGCGCTCGTAAATCACGGTGTCCTTTACGGTTTGATTGCGGTCGAGCAGCTCGATCGCCGTCTCGTCGTTCCCCCAGATATCGGTCGTGGAAATGATCAGATCGGTATTGGGGAAGAAATTGCCCGAGCCGATGACGTAGTAGTCGCCCGGGGCGAGCCAAGTCGGTCCGCCGCCTGTGGTGGGGATGATGATGTTGCTGCCGGTCGAGGCTCGGAGCAACCAGCCGGCGATATTAGCGGGCTCGGTGCCCCGGTTGTACAACTCCACAAACTCATCGTCATCCGTATCCGCGCCGCCCGTTGCGGTGAACATGTCATACGAGATCTCATTGATAACCACGTCGCCGGTGGGGAACGGGGCGCAATCCTTGGCGGCAACCACCCCGGGCCCGCTGGCGCAATCCTCGAACTTGCTGTGATCGTCGGCGTCGACATCCAGGTCGCCGTCCCAGTCGAAGCAACGGCACATTTGCGGGTCAAAAAGGTTTGTGGTGTTGCCGGTGTAGCAGAGCTGGAAGGCGGCGAAGTCCACGTGATCCACGTCGCCGTCTTCATCCGAGTCAGCGAAAGGCACGGGGCACGGCGGCACGCAGTTGGGATCATTGTCGCAGTCGGAGTCGTCGCAATCCGTCAGGCCGTCGCAGTCGTCGTCCAGCCCGTTGCCGCAGACCTCGGAAGCCGCCCCTACGATGATTGTACAAGGAGCGCCGGTAATGTCGGTGCTGCGTTCGGTCGTTCCACAGTCGTCGGTGACTGCACAGGAATACAAACCACTGTGAACGCCACAGCTGGCGTTTATGATCCAGTAATAGCTGTTGGTGGCTCCGTCGATCGGGATACCGTCCTTCTTCCACTGGAAAGACGCGTTGCCGACCACCCCGGTGATATCACAGAGCAACTTGTGGTTGGCACCAGGCGGTATTGTCCCACCGTATCCAACATGCGTGATCGTCGGACCGACCCGAACCGTCAGAGTTGCGATTGCGCTGTACACAGGATCGGCCGGCGCAGGATTGCACTCATCCCGCACGGCACAGCGGAATCTCGCGCCGCTTTCAGTGCTTGGCACGTTGGTCAGCGACAGCGTATCGGAAGTCTCGCCATCAATGTCCACCCACTCGACCGGGCTGCCCGCCGCATCCTTCTGCCACTGGTAGCTGATCGCACCCTTGCCCTCCACACCAACGCTAAAGCTCACATTGGTATTCTGGCAAATCATCTGGCTCGCCGGGTGCTGGATGAAGAAAATGCCCACTTTCAGGATGGCTGGGTCGCTAATAACGACCCCCGTGTCCGGTCCAACCTGATCGCAGACCACGACGGTCATTACTGAGCCCGCGTATGAGGCCGGGACGTTGCTCATTGTCAGATTGGCGGTGGTAGCCCCGGAAATGATGACACCATCTGCCTGGGTACCGTCGGTCAGGGCCACGCCGTCCTTTTTCCACTGGTAAGCCAGCTCGGCCGGGTTAGAGCCAGTGGCCACTACGCTGAGACTAGCGGTCCCGTTCGGACAGAAGATCACATCGTCAGGCTGACTGGTGATGCTTGGGCCACCGGTGTCAGATTTCGCCAACGAGACGGCAACCGTGGTGTAGTCCATCGAATTCGGACCGTCCGGCGGGGACCAAGCTCTTAACCACTCGGTCACGTTGTCGACCGTGTAGATGTTGCCCGCGGCATCGAATGCGATGTCGCGCATGCGACTGCCCGCATCGAAGCCACCAACATAGCTACCATCGGCCGTGTTGAAGATATGTACCCAACCGTCATAGTAGTTGCCGTAAGCTACCCAGCCCCGTTTCTCGTAGATATCGAGGCAATACGCGCCGTTATATGGTGACACCATCGGTGTCTTCCAGAAAGCGGTGTTGATCGGCGGCGTGCCATCCAGGAACTTGGCGATAGCCTCCGCCTGCGTGGGGTCATACCGATACTGTGTCCCGTACCAGTCGCCGTTGCTGTCCCTGACATAATCATAGGGATAAAACGAATAGTAGGTCGGGCCGATGTACTGCACGC
The genomic region above belongs to Phycisphaerae bacterium and contains:
- a CDS encoding lamin tail domain-containing protein, whose protein sequence is MTGPQFRLNLSVAAVLLWLCAGVVYANVYPSGVTVDASALNDTCGTLKVTYVLNENADGDGVNPGVKIEVLDNTLTAVRTVSIARQKKGTHVFDWDGRKDDGTRAPNGSYTVKITAADFGYTVWTQISVDQTSTSFYVPVGVSVNRNPGSPHYGSVYVSNATSGETAYGRNNPEGVYRLKADMTEINSGTAGVTWGGASGPWKSAIGTDDRVYVTDLSNDLVFDVAPDLSSAVQLIDASNRTANQWVGAVVVEGTQAAGNRKIYLANVNYNDTARKGLIQYTLGANPTVTPGDTGVQYIGPTYYSFYPYDYVRDSNGDWYGTQYRYDPTQAEAIAKFLDGTPPINTAFWKTPMVSPYNGAYCLDIYEKRGWVAYGNYYDGWVHIFNTADGSYVGGFDAGSRMRDIAFDAAGNIYTVDNVTEWLRAWSPPDGPNSMDYTTVAVSLAKSDTGGPSITSQPDDVIFCPNGTASLSVVATGSNPAELAYQWKKDGVALTDGTQADGVIISGATTANLTMSNVPASYAGSVMTVVVCDQVGPDTGVVISDPAILKVGIFFIQHPASQMICQNTNVSFSVGVEGKGAISYQWQKDAAGSPVEWVDIDGETSDTLSLTNVPSTESGARFRCAVRDECNPAPADPVYSAIATLTVRVGPTITHVGYGGTIPPGANHKLLCDITGVVGNASFQWKKDGIPIDGATNSYYWIINASCGVHSGLYSCAVTDDCGTTERSTDITGAPCTIIVGAASEVCGNGLDDDCDGLTDCDDSDCDNDPNCVPPCPVPFADSDEDGDVDHVDFAAFQLCYTGNTTNLFDPQMCRCFDWDGDLDVDADDHSKFEDCASGPGVVAAKDCAPFPTGDVVINEISYDMFTATGGADTDDDEFVELYNRGTEPANIAGWLLRASTGSNIIIPTTGGGPTWLAPGDYYVIGSGNFFPNTDLIISTTDIWGNDETAIELLDRNQTVKDTVIYERYLAGGPSVPSPEGGVWGSFGTTAFAFQSLARYLDGWDTNNNGYDFGLRPRTPGANNLTGGFDPPIGSVMTAYTVPNVDALTPNTTVPGLLGSFRNATVIDPAVDTTANPNTINTNVIPASPQGGNAIIVADLPGGNMVASDNVFQGGAGYDMWVYLDTNPYGVGVTGGESTTYGIVGTTDYLYSFPNPDSNPGFGGDVVTANGNTGVGWVYQKETDTNNVNYLMSLSLCDFGPGGDSSGPPGSATPADWKVYATINLAGQPSGWHRLKLSYNATTGAVHAEFDAQTFDFTTATGLVGNFYVGYRESLPNTPENDAKLRPATFDSVAP